ACCTGCTGGGCCAAGGCACCATCTACCCCGACACCATCGAGACCGGCGGCACCCGCCGGGCCGACGTCATCAAGACCCATCACAACCGGGTGCCGGTGATCGAGGAGATGATCGCCGCCGGCCGGGTGGTCGAGCCGCTGGCCGAGCTGTACAAGGTGGAGGTCCGCCGGCTGGGCGAGGCGCTGGGGCTGCCGCCCGAGCTGGTGTGGCGGCACCCGTTCCCCGGGCCGGGGCTGGGGATCCGCCTGCTCTGCGCCGACGGCGGCGAAGACGCGGCGGCGCTGGCGCCGCTCGGCACGGCGGCCGCCCCCATCGCCACCCGCTGCGGGCTGACGGCGACGCCGCTTCCCGTCCGCTCGGTGGGCGTCAAGGCCGACTTGCGCTCTTACGAGCATCCGCTGCTCCTCACCGGCGCCGGGCCGTGGGATCGGGTGGTCGAGGCCGCCGGACAGATCTTCCGGACGGTAGCCGGCGTGAACCGCTGCGTCTGGAACCTGGAGTCGGAAGCACCGCCGGAGATCCGTTCCGCGGCGGCTACGGTGACCCGGGCGCGGCTGGACTTGCTCCGCGCGGCGGACGCCTGCGTCATGGACGCTCTGCGCCGCCACGGGCTCTACGCGCAGATCTGGCAGTGTCCGACGGTCCTGGTTCCGCTCACGGCGCCGGGTCGGGGGAACGAATTCGTGGTCATCCGGCCGGTGCTGTCGGAGCGGGCCATGACCGCCGCGCCCGCCGAGCTGCCGCCGGCGGTGCGGGCGGAGCTGCGCGATGCGCTCCTGGCCCTGCCCGGCGTCTGGGGGGTGGGCCTCGACGTCACCTCCAAACCTCCCGGCACCATCGAGTGGGAATAAGCCGGCGGCAGGCGCCAGCGAAATCCGGAGCCGGCGTTCGGTAGTCGCTGTCAACTCTCGATGGCTGGGCGTGGCATCAGGCGTCAGCTCGATTCGGCTACAGTTCGGATTGAGACCCCGAGGCCGCTATGCGATAATAGACCCGTCCACTCCACGGGCGCCCCACGGAGGCGAATCGGGACTGGTGTTCTGCGCGGTCTTCAAAACCGTTGAGGGGCGTTGAGAGACGTCCCTGGTGGGTTCGATTCCCATGCGCCTCCGCCATTTTTTCCTTGGCTCCGCCTGACTCCTTGTCTGCTTCCCCCGACAACACAGCCCACCGACAGACTGTTTTTTACATGAAACGCTTCCGTCTGTCCGTCTAATGAGCATTACCTCAGGAGGTCTTGTCATGAAATGGAACCTGATTGTCCGGACGTTGGCTGCGCTCGGGTTCTTGGCGGCGGCCGCCGCGCTCGTCGCTGCCCAAGGCTCGGTTTATTATTTCCCCCACGTGGCCAACGGCGAGACCGGCTTAAACCGGTTCTGCAACACCCTGTACATCCTCAACCTGAATAACGAATCCGAAGACGCCGAGATCACTCTGGACTTCTTCAAAGACGACGGTTCGCCATGGGTGATCAACATCTACGGCGACCGCTACAATGGCACCGGCTCCAGTTTCACGCAATCGCTGGGTGACGGCGCGACTGCTTATTCAGCCACCAACCCGTACAACCATGACCTGGAGGTTGGTTGGCTGCGGGTCACCTCGTCCCGGCCCATCTGGGTGTCGTCCACCTACATCTTTATGGACTGGGACTGGAACCCCATTTGGGAGGCCGGCGTCCTCCCGGCCACGGCTTCGCGCTTCTTCGCTTTCCGGGCTCCCATCACCCCCCACCCCCTCGTCGGCGACACGCTGAACACCGCTTTGGCGATCGTCAATCCCGGTGACCAGCAGGTGGAGATTAACCTGCGTCTGTACAAGTTCGGAGAATTAGTGGCGACCAAACGTGTCAACGTGCCCGCTCTTGGACATGTTGCCCGGTTCTTGTCTGAAATTTTCGAAAACGACAACGACGTCGACGGGGAGTCCTTCCACGTGGAGGTGGACGCCGGCTTCCCGGTGGCCGTCGTCGGTCTGTTGAGTCGGCACAACATGTCGGTCTTTTCCTCGATCCCGCTGGAACCTTCCGGCACCCTGGTTCCCAACCGGATGGCGGACATTCAGGGCAACGAGTCGGAGGCCACCGGCCGACTCATCACCCCGCCCGTCGAAATCACCGGCAACCTCGTGGCGAACAAGGACTATTTCAAGGTGGATCTGTTGGCCGGACAGGTCGTCAACATCCTGGTGGTGTCCAGTCAGCTGGGCTCGGGCCTGGATCCGCAGCTGACGCTATTCAACAAGTTCGGCACCCAGGTGGCCTACAACGACGACATGAGCACCGGCTGCAAGGATTCGTTCATCAGTTACACCGTGCCGTCGGGCGGCAGACATACCATCCGCATCAGCTATGGCGCGGGCGGCGGCTTCGGTCCTTTCGATCCGTACCGGCTCATCGTCTCCGTCCGGTGATCCGGCCCGGCACCATCGCTTCAACCGGACCATTCATCTGACAGCAAGACCCGCCACTACCGGTGGCGGGTCTTGTTTGAACATAGCGGTTGCCACATTTGACGAATGCGGCCCGTCCGCAGACTGAATCGATTCGCCGCTCCGGCGCGCTGCGTCATCCCGTGACCGCTGGCCACACGCGCGCGTTCAGTAAACGCGCGCAACGCCCAGTTGCTGAAACTCGCGGCCGGAGGCTGCGCGGTACGGGTGTCACAGCTTCCAACCCACCTCGCGCACCAGGCGGCGGATGGTTTCGGCCAGGACCGGAAAGGTCTCTAACTCCGGATACTGACCCAGCAGCCGGCCCAGCAGGTGCACCCCGCCGGGGATGAACTGGTAGAAATAGCTTTTGCCGGCGGTGCGGGTGAGATAGCCGTAGGCGCCCAGCGCCTGCATCAGCCGGTGGACGGCCACGATGGGAAAATCCGCCCGGAAGCGTTTTCCGTCGAAGCCCGGCTCCAGGGCGCGGGCCCGCTCCACGTAGCGGTCCACGAGATACGCCTGCAGTTCGGCGTCCAGCACCACATACGGGTCGTACACCAGCGAGGCCAGATCGTACTGGCGCGGGCCGCGTCGCCCGCCCTGAAAGTCGAGGTAGCGCAGCCGGGATCCTTGAACGGCGATGTTCTGGCTCTGGAAATCCCGGTAGAGGAAGTGCGGCGTCCAGAGGGTGTCCACCGCGTCCGCCAGACGGTCCAGGTCCAGGCTCAGCGGAACCGGATCCCACTGGAGAATGTCTTGCAGGAACGCCTGCTGGAAGTAGCCCGATTCATGTCGCCGGACAAAGTCACGCCGGTAGTCCGGGTTGTGGGTGCGGCTGGAGTCAAAACCGGGCGAAGCCTTGACGTGCATCCAGACCAGGTCGTCCACGGCCAACCGGTACAATGCCTTGATCGCCAGACCGCGCCCCAGGCGTTGGACCTCGTGATAGAGGAGGGTTTCCCCCACATCCTCCATGACGAACCAGCCGCGAGCGCGGTCGGCGGCGAACACGCGCGGTACCGGCGCGCCGGCCTGCGACAGACAGAGGGCGATATACAGAAAGGAGTCGTTCTCGGTGATGCCCCGGTTGTCGGCCGGCGGCGTGTCGCTGAGCATTCCCACGAGGCTGCGGGGCGGTTGGCCCAGGCGGAAAAACGAGCGCCGCGAGCCGCCATGGCCAATCTCCCAGGGGTCCTCCGCCGGCGCCGGAATGCGAAACACCTGTTCGTAAGTCTGACGACAATAATCAAAAAAAGGCAGCATCCGAAAAGTCCCCCTGACCGTTGCCTCCATCTTAATGCGCGCACTGGGTTTTCGGAAGTGAAAACTAGCGGTAGAGCCGGACCAGCTTGGCGCCCCGGTAGTAATGCGTCAGGATGTCCGCATGGCCGGCGCCCTGCACCGCCATCACCGCGGCGCCCACCTGACAGAGGCCCACTCCGTGTCCCCAACCGGCCCCCCGGAACCGGAAGCGGCGCGGCGGTCCGCCGTCGCCGCCTACGGGATCCACGACGAAGGCCGAGCTGTACAGATGGCTCGGGGAGAGGGCCCGCCGGATCTCCAGCTCCTTGCCCAGGAGCAGGCGGCCGCGCGTGCCCACCAGCAGCAGGCGCACCAGGCGGCCGGAGTGGCCGCGCTGCAGCGGCACCAGTTCCTGCAGCTCGCCCGGGTCCCAACCGGTCTTGCGACGGATGGTCGCTTCCAGCTCGGTCCGCTCCACATCGAGGTCCCAGCGATAGAACGCGCCCGTCTCCAGATCGTAGTCGGGCAGGATCCGCCCGAGCACGCGCCGGTCCCGTGTCCGGCAATACGCGTCGGGCTCGCCGCGGATCCATTCGGCCGCGGCGGCCTCCACGGTCAGGTCGGGCGCGGCCGCGGCTCCCGCCGGTGCGCAGCGGACCGGTTCCAGCCCGGCCACCGGCACATCGCCCCATGCCGAGGCGTACGCCTCCGACATGCCGCCGCAGCATTTGGCGAACCGGGCGTCGAGCACCTGGCCGGCCACCGCGAGCACCAGCCCGCGGGTGGCCGCGATCACCTCTTTCACCGCCGGCCGATCAGCCCGGGCCAGGCCCTGGTACCGCTGGCAGTGGTCGTCGGCGCAAAGGTCAAACCGGTCGTGGCGCGTCCGGTCCGTCCAGCTCCATCGTCGACCGGCCAGCGGCGGGTACGCCGCCGCGGCGAGCGGGCCGACGCGCGCGCGCGCCGCAAGCTGAGCCAGAGCCCAGCTCCGCGAGATCACCGCATGCGCCTTGAGAAATTCCAGCGGCGCGTCGGCGCGCATTTCCGATGCGATCACCGATTCCAGGTAGCGCTCCAGCGGCACGCCGTTGACGACCGTCAGGGCACCGGCGCCGTCCGACAGCAGCGTCAGCGAACCGGCGAACGTCTGGTTCTCGCGGCGCTCCCAGTG
The genomic region above belongs to Acidobacteriota bacterium and contains:
- a CDS encoding phosphotransferase, producing the protein MLPFFDYCRQTYEQVFRIPAPAEDPWEIGHGGSRRSFFRLGQPPRSLVGMLSDTPPADNRGITENDSFLYIALCLSQAGAPVPRVFAADRARGWFVMEDVGETLLYHEVQRLGRGLAIKALYRLAVDDLVWMHVKASPGFDSSRTHNPDYRRDFVRRHESGYFQQAFLQDILQWDPVPLSLDLDRLADAVDTLWTPHFLYRDFQSQNIAVQGSRLRYLDFQGGRRGPRQYDLASLVYDPYVVLDAELQAYLVDRYVERARALEPGFDGKRFRADFPIVAVHRLMQALGAYGYLTRTAGKSYFYQFIPGGVHLLGRLLGQYPELETFPVLAETIRRLVREVGWKL